One segment of Chiloscyllium plagiosum isolate BGI_BamShark_2017 chromosome 5, ASM401019v2, whole genome shotgun sequence DNA contains the following:
- the bag1 gene encoding BAG family molecular chaperone regulator 1 isoform X2, with product MNCSSKHKIEISAVQEGCEPTLQDMATVIAQVTGVPQQLQKLIFKGKSLKEMEQPLSVLGVKNGCKIMMIGKKNSPEEEAELKKLKELEKSTDQLSHKLEEINAELTGIQNGFLAQDLQSAALSKLEKKVKSTSEQCMKFLEQIDAMSLPDDFSDCRHKRKSLVKNVQNYLAQCDVIETNISQQLEKLQSKNLTLAD from the exons ATGAACT GTAGTTCAAAACACAAGATTGAAATTTCAGcggtacaggaaggatgtgaacctacattacaagacatggcaactgTTATTGCTCAAGTTACTGGAGTACCCCAGCAACTTCAGAAACTAATTTTCAAAG GTAAATCTCTCAAAGAAATGGAACAGCCTTTGTCTGTTCTTGGTGTTAAAAATGGCTGTAAAATAATGATGAtcggcaaaaag AACAGTCCTGAAGAGGAAGCTGAATTAAAGAAGTTAAAGGAGCTGGAAAAATCCACAGACCAGCTCTCCCACAAACTGGAAGAAATTAATGCAGAGCTGACAGGCATTCAGAAT GGGTTCCTTGCCCAAGATCTTCAATCAGCCGCATTAAGCAAATTAGAGAAGAAAGTGAAGAGCACATCGGAACAGTGTATGAAGtttcttgaacagattgatgctATG agTTTGCCTGATGACTTTAGTGACTGCAGACATAAGAGAAAAAGTCTTGTAAAGAATGTACAG AATTACTTGGCTCAGTGTGATGTcattgaaacaaatatctcacaGCAACTAGAGAAGCTTCAATCAAAGAATCTCACTCTTGCTGACTGA
- the bag1 gene encoding BAG family molecular chaperone regulator 1 isoform X1 — protein MCSDCAPHNDGARTESPPRLRYYFRCGAEVERDPLAGDMSGDTVGLTLMHGSSKHKIEISAVQEGCEPTLQDMATVIAQVTGVPQQLQKLIFKGKSLKEMEQPLSVLGVKNGCKIMMIGKKNSPEEEAELKKLKELEKSTDQLSHKLEEINAELTGIQNGFLAQDLQSAALSKLEKKVKSTSEQCMKFLEQIDAMSLPDDFSDCRHKRKSLVKNVQNYLAQCDVIETNISQQLEKLQSKNLTLAD, from the exons ATGTGTTCCGATTGTGCCCCGCACAATGATGGCGCCCGGACCGAGTCTCCGCCACGTCTGCGTTACTATTTCCGCTGCGGAGCGGAAGTTGAGCGGGATCCTCTTGCAGGAGACATGTCTGGGGATACGGTGGGACTGACCCTGATGCACG GTAGTTCAAAACACAAGATTGAAATTTCAGcggtacaggaaggatgtgaacctacattacaagacatggcaactgTTATTGCTCAAGTTACTGGAGTACCCCAGCAACTTCAGAAACTAATTTTCAAAG GTAAATCTCTCAAAGAAATGGAACAGCCTTTGTCTGTTCTTGGTGTTAAAAATGGCTGTAAAATAATGATGAtcggcaaaaag AACAGTCCTGAAGAGGAAGCTGAATTAAAGAAGTTAAAGGAGCTGGAAAAATCCACAGACCAGCTCTCCCACAAACTGGAAGAAATTAATGCAGAGCTGACAGGCATTCAGAAT GGGTTCCTTGCCCAAGATCTTCAATCAGCCGCATTAAGCAAATTAGAGAAGAAAGTGAAGAGCACATCGGAACAGTGTATGAAGtttcttgaacagattgatgctATG agTTTGCCTGATGACTTTAGTGACTGCAGACATAAGAGAAAAAGTCTTGTAAAGAATGTACAG AATTACTTGGCTCAGTGTGATGTcattgaaacaaatatctcacaGCAACTAGAGAAGCTTCAATCAAAGAATCTCACTCTTGCTGACTGA